The following coding sequences are from one Ornithodoros turicata isolate Travis chromosome 1, ASM3712646v1, whole genome shotgun sequence window:
- the LOC135378890 gene encoding techylectin-5A-like: MGPRRILQLFNTAKKMFDVTPALILLVVAGTSQCAPTFKEALTDFERSVAQLKRMLQGLPRDCGDLYLAGQNHSGVYNIYPYEDSSVAVSAYCDMESDGGGWTVFQRRGQFGNPVFYFHRKWDEYARGFGNPAEEYWLGNNVLHALTSSKAMRLRIQLKNHTGETLTADYSVFKVSDEEEHFKIRVSGYTGEEESDSFGYTNGFMFSTEDQDHDNYSDNCAVLYKGGWWYGQCHQSNLNGLNLNGEHASHADGIEWAHRKHTILFYHYSYPQVEMKMRDVNFNK; the protein is encoded by the exons atggggccaaggcggatcctgcag CTCTTCAATACAGCCAAGAAAATGTTCGACGTGACTCCCGCGCTGATACTGCTCGTCGTTGCCGGAACATCTCAATGTGCACCAACCTTCAAGGAAGCCCTGACCGATTTTGAACGGTCCGTAGCACAACTGAAGAGGATGCTCCAGG GCCTCCCGAGAGACTGCGGCGATCTCTACCTGGCTGGGCAAAACCACAGCGGTGTCTACAACATTTACCCTTACGAAGATTCATCAGTAGCTGTCTCAGCATACTGCGATATGGAGTCAGACGGCGGAGGATGGACT gtcTTTCAGAGGCGAGGACAGTTTGGAAATCCCGTATTCTACTTTCACAGAAAATGGGATGAATACGCCCGTGGTTTCGGAAACCCTGCTGAGGAGTACTGGTTAG GTAACAACGTCCTTCACGCTCTGACCTCAAGCAAAGCAATGAGGCTACGAATTCAACTCAAGAACCACACGGGTGAAACACTCACAGCCGACTATTCAGTTTTCAAAGTTTCTGATGAAGAAGAACACTTCAAGATTAGAGTGAGCGGATACACAGGGGAAGAAG AGTCAGATTCTTTCGGTTACACAAATGGGTTCATGTTCAGCACGGAGGACCAAGACCACGACAATTACTCGGACAACTGCGCCGTTCTGTATAAAGGAGGCTGGTGGTACGGACAGTGCCACCAATCAAACCTTAATGGTCTCAACCTCAACGGCGAACATGCCTCGCATGCGGACGGTATAGAATGGGCACACAGGAAACACACCATTCTCTTCTACCACTATTCTTATCCACAAGTTGAAATGAAAATGAGAGACGTGAACTTTAACAAATGA